The Candidatus Tumulicola sp. genome has a window encoding:
- the hrcA gene encoding heat-inducible transcriptional repressor HrcA: MPKKAKTSDLPEPQTEADKASSQPELDRRKTSILGTVVYEYIATGEPVGSATLTQKYNLGISPATVRAEMASLEDEGYLDQPHTSAGRVPSDRGYRYYVDRLMLPEMLSNEEREQIHGEVRRASRQLDTAVDHASHVLSGLTRSIAFAIAPRLNSQTYRHLQLIWLGSRSVHAVLVTDIGLAAQTTIETSEDVLPDDLTRFCNKLNGLLPGRRLSAISIELLRELAREQPLPPDLLRALAGMFAQHGENIVEQRLFAGGANNLLDQQEFRDFRKLRAILDLLEEQRTLYRWLQDSLLHDGTTVVIGSELGNIDMNECSVVTVPYKVADRNAGAVGVLGPRRMHYARLIALVNCMAENLNELFQGEQ; encoded by the coding sequence ATGCCAAAAAAAGCTAAAACAAGCGACCTGCCGGAGCCTCAGACCGAAGCGGACAAGGCGTCAAGCCAACCCGAGCTCGACCGCCGCAAGACCTCGATTCTAGGCACGGTCGTCTATGAGTACATCGCCACCGGCGAGCCGGTCGGCTCCGCCACGCTCACCCAAAAATACAACCTTGGGATCAGCCCGGCCACGGTGCGCGCCGAAATGGCGAGCCTGGAGGATGAGGGCTATCTCGACCAACCCCACACCTCGGCCGGACGCGTGCCGTCGGACCGCGGCTATCGCTATTACGTGGACCGCCTGATGCTGCCGGAGATGCTCAGCAACGAGGAGCGCGAGCAGATCCACGGCGAGGTGCGCCGCGCGAGCCGCCAGCTCGACACAGCCGTCGATCACGCCTCCCATGTTTTGTCCGGCCTCACGCGCAGCATCGCGTTCGCCATCGCGCCTCGGCTCAACAGTCAGACCTATCGTCATTTGCAACTCATCTGGCTGGGCAGCCGAAGCGTGCACGCCGTGCTCGTCACCGACATCGGCCTGGCGGCGCAGACGACCATCGAAACTTCAGAGGACGTTCTGCCGGACGATCTTACCCGCTTTTGCAACAAGCTCAACGGCCTCTTGCCCGGCCGGCGCCTGTCAGCCATCTCGATCGAACTGCTGCGCGAGCTCGCGCGCGAGCAGCCGCTGCCGCCCGACCTCCTGCGCGCGCTCGCCGGCATGTTCGCGCAACATGGCGAGAACATCGTCGAGCAGCGCCTCTTCGCGGGCGGCGCCAACAATCTGCTCGATCAACAGGAATTCCGCGACTTTCGCAAGCTGCGCGCCATCCTCGATCTGCTGGAAGAGCAGCGCACCCTGTATCGTTGGCTTCAGGATTCCTTGCTGCACGACGGCACGACCGTCGTCATCGGCAGCGAACTTGGCAATATCGACATGAACGAGTGCAGCGTCGTCACCGTGCCGTACAAAGTCGCCGATCGCAACGCGGGAGCGGTCGGCGTGCTCGGACCGCGCCGCATGCACTACGCGCGACTCATCGCGCTGGTGAACTGCATGGCCGAAAACCTCAACGAGTTGTTCCAGGGCGAGCAATAG
- a CDS encoding ATP-dependent DNA helicase: MADSLSGYETRPAQIAMAKLVNRGFLEHVHVMVEAGTGTGKSLGYLIPALLSGQRIVVSTATLALQEQLLNKDIPLVLDALASKARVVQLKGRSNYLCRDKLEQLRRRFTLAQSDQERKIFRWAGVTDTGDRSELDFVPSDALWRELDTDADDCIMEACDFFGPERCHHMRARESARHADIVVVNHALFFIDLAMGGGLIPPYDYAVLDEAHQIEEWATAAFSSSISRAGIGRLLQKINRAYVFNEALHAEVSDTADAFAAALADGPNGRYPMRANEKALELMDPLQRALYRTENWVAEHWARGARFPQMGEQALERRRDLLMHSITAHTQTIERLRADLDGWISWVERTSERRDSHAALCAPVTVAPLLRERLFENARSVVMTSATIAAGGDFDYLRRQVGLEGAQVDELVLDSPFDFERQAMLYLPPERINPKDVRFATLAAAAIDPVLAATHGRAFVLFTSYAVMREVAAALRPTLPFPSRMQGEAPKGQLLDWFRAESNPVLFATASFWEGVDVVGKALSCVIIDRIPFPPPDDPIVAARSSLLQAEGVDAFDALMVPAAITRLKQGLGRLIRSRSDKGLMCILDGRLETMKYGRRILAALPPARRVHSLDEVRAFLSG, from the coding sequence ATGGCCGACTCGCTGAGCGGTTACGAAACCCGCCCGGCGCAGATCGCCATGGCCAAACTCGTGAACCGCGGCTTCCTCGAGCACGTCCACGTGATGGTAGAAGCCGGCACCGGCACCGGTAAGTCGCTCGGCTACCTGATCCCCGCGCTGCTCTCGGGGCAGCGCATCGTGGTCTCGACGGCCACGCTCGCGCTTCAAGAGCAGCTGCTCAACAAAGATATTCCGCTGGTGCTCGACGCGCTCGCCAGCAAAGCGCGCGTGGTGCAGCTCAAGGGCCGCAGCAACTATCTGTGCCGCGACAAACTCGAGCAGCTGCGCCGGCGCTTCACCCTCGCGCAAAGCGATCAAGAGCGCAAGATCTTCCGCTGGGCAGGCGTGACCGACACGGGCGATCGGTCCGAGTTGGATTTCGTGCCTTCCGACGCGCTGTGGCGCGAGCTCGACACCGACGCGGACGATTGCATCATGGAGGCGTGCGACTTCTTCGGGCCGGAGCGCTGCCATCACATGCGCGCGCGCGAGTCCGCCCGGCACGCCGACATCGTGGTCGTCAATCATGCGCTGTTCTTCATCGACCTCGCGATGGGAGGCGGCCTGATCCCGCCCTACGACTATGCGGTCCTGGATGAAGCGCATCAAATCGAGGAATGGGCCACCGCCGCGTTTTCTTCTTCCATTTCGCGCGCCGGCATCGGGCGGCTGCTCCAAAAGATCAACCGCGCGTATGTTTTCAATGAAGCGCTGCACGCCGAAGTGAGCGATACCGCCGACGCATTCGCTGCAGCATTGGCCGACGGTCCCAACGGGCGCTACCCGATGCGCGCGAACGAAAAAGCGCTGGAGTTGATGGATCCGCTGCAGCGCGCTCTGTATCGCACGGAGAACTGGGTCGCCGAGCACTGGGCGCGCGGCGCGCGGTTTCCGCAGATGGGCGAGCAGGCGCTCGAGCGGCGCCGCGATCTGCTGATGCACTCGATCACCGCGCACACGCAGACCATCGAACGGCTGCGCGCCGACCTCGACGGTTGGATATCATGGGTCGAGCGCACGAGCGAGCGGCGGGATTCGCACGCGGCCCTGTGCGCGCCGGTCACGGTCGCGCCGCTCCTGCGCGAGCGGCTCTTCGAAAACGCGCGCAGCGTCGTCATGACCTCCGCGACCATCGCGGCGGGCGGCGATTTCGACTACTTGCGCCGCCAAGTCGGACTCGAGGGCGCGCAAGTCGACGAACTGGTGCTGGATTCGCCGTTCGACTTCGAACGCCAAGCGATGCTGTATCTGCCGCCCGAACGGATCAATCCCAAGGACGTGCGTTTCGCCACGCTCGCAGCCGCCGCCATCGACCCGGTGCTTGCGGCGACGCACGGCCGCGCGTTCGTGCTGTTCACGTCCTATGCCGTGATGCGCGAAGTGGCTGCTGCGTTGCGCCCGACGCTGCCGTTCCCTAGCCGCATGCAGGGCGAAGCTCCGAAAGGTCAACTGCTCGACTGGTTCCGCGCAGAATCCAATCCGGTGCTGTTCGCGACCGCGTCGTTCTGGGAGGGCGTGGACGTCGTCGGCAAAGCGCTCTCGTGCGTCATCATCGATCGCATTCCGTTTCCGCCGCCCGACGATCCCATCGTCGCCGCGCGCTCGAGCTTGCTCCAGGCCGAAGGCGTCGATGCGTTCGACGCGCTCATGGTGCCGGCGGCGATCACGCGCTTGAAACAAGGTTTGGGTAGACTCATCCGCAGCCGCTCCGATAAGGGCTTGATGTGCATCCTCGACGGCCGCTTGGAAACGATGAAATACGGCCGGCGCATTTTGGCGGCGCTGCCGCCCGCGCGCCGGGTGCATTCGCTTGACGAAGTGCGCGCGTTCCTTTCAGGCTAA
- the tdh gene encoding L-threonine 3-dehydrogenase, with the protein MRALVKERPGPGMALREVPVPAIGPNDVLIRVLKAGICGTDAHIWAWDPWSQNRLRPPLVIGHEFMGVVAAIGAAVRSVSVGERVSAEGHIPDGTCFLCRSGQAHICAAVKVIGVDRDGCFADYIAMPESNVWKLDPGVPDEWAAIFDPFGNAVHTVAVGDVSLKSVLITGAGSIGLMAVGVAAAAGASKIIAVDPNPHKLALARVMGAHVVLDSAAPNLREAIRSETGGNGTDVLLEMSGNPVAFDSGLAALRNGGRAAVLGIPGGNVTFDLAEHVVLKGITVVGVFGRRMWETWYQMQALVSLGRIDLKPVITHVVPFERFEECFTTLKRSEAVKIVLDLTSGA; encoded by the coding sequence ATGCGTGCACTCGTCAAAGAGCGGCCCGGTCCCGGCATGGCTTTGCGCGAAGTGCCTGTTCCCGCGATCGGTCCCAACGACGTGCTCATCCGCGTGCTCAAGGCCGGCATCTGCGGCACCGACGCGCACATCTGGGCCTGGGACCCGTGGTCGCAAAACCGCTTGCGCCCGCCGCTGGTCATCGGGCATGAATTCATGGGCGTCGTCGCCGCGATCGGCGCCGCCGTTCGCAGCGTGAGCGTCGGCGAGCGCGTGTCGGCCGAAGGCCACATCCCGGACGGCACCTGTTTCCTGTGTCGCTCGGGTCAGGCGCACATCTGCGCCGCCGTCAAAGTGATCGGCGTGGATCGCGACGGCTGTTTCGCCGACTACATCGCCATGCCCGAGAGCAACGTCTGGAAGCTCGATCCCGGCGTGCCGGATGAATGGGCCGCCATCTTCGACCCGTTCGGCAACGCGGTCCACACTGTTGCGGTCGGTGACGTCAGTCTGAAGTCCGTCTTGATCACCGGCGCCGGGTCGATCGGGCTCATGGCCGTCGGCGTGGCGGCTGCGGCCGGCGCTTCGAAGATCATCGCCGTCGACCCGAATCCGCACAAGCTCGCGCTGGCCCGCGTCATGGGCGCCCACGTCGTCCTGGACTCCGCGGCGCCAAACCTCCGCGAGGCGATCCGCAGCGAGACCGGCGGCAACGGCACCGACGTCTTGCTGGAGATGAGCGGCAATCCGGTCGCGTTCGATTCCGGTCTGGCGGCGCTGCGCAACGGCGGACGCGCGGCGGTGCTGGGCATCCCCGGCGGTAACGTCACCTTCGATCTCGCCGAGCACGTGGTGCTCAAGGGCATCACGGTGGTCGGCGTGTTCGGCAGGCGCATGTGGGAGACGTGGTATCAGATGCAAGCGCTCGTGAGTTTGGGGCGCATCGACTTGAAGCCGGTCATCACGCACGTCGTGCCGTTCGAGCGCTTCGAAGAATGCTTCACGACGCTCAAGCGAAGCGAGGCCGTCAAGATCGTGCTTGACTTGACGTCCGGAGCCTAG
- a CDS encoding glycine C-acetyltransferase encodes MNQTYNRKLREDLDALRAAGTLKTLRHITTPMGAVVHMEEAGDTIVLSSNNYLGLADNPRVVQAGIEGLKHYGAGTASVRFICGTLDIHRRLEERIASFLGTQASLTYVSCWSANTGLIPTVAVEGTAIVSDELNHASIIDGCRLATQAQRLRYKHADMADLEAKLAALPPEMTKFVISDGVFSMEGDLAKLPEVASLAKRYNAVTIVDDSHGTGVTGRTGRGTIEHYGLEDQIDIITGTLGKALGGAAGGFVAGSAELVDTLIQKSRPQLFSNALPATVACSALAAIDELDEHPELLAKQRENIRYFRERLGALGYKPLEGTSAIIPIIVGETAFAIKMSEMLLAQGVFVTGFGYPVVPEGTARIRVQMSSALEREHLDRALAAFEKVGRELGLLKAPQPAKR; translated from the coding sequence ATGAATCAAACCTACAATCGCAAGCTGCGCGAGGACCTCGACGCGCTGCGTGCCGCCGGTACGCTGAAGACGCTGCGTCACATCACCACGCCGATGGGTGCAGTCGTTCACATGGAAGAGGCCGGCGATACGATCGTGCTTTCCAGCAACAATTATTTGGGTCTGGCCGACAACCCGCGCGTCGTGCAGGCGGGCATTGAAGGACTCAAGCACTACGGCGCGGGTACGGCGAGCGTGCGCTTCATCTGCGGCACGCTCGACATCCATCGGCGCCTTGAAGAGCGCATCGCTTCGTTTTTGGGGACGCAGGCGTCGCTCACGTACGTGTCATGCTGGAGCGCGAACACCGGGCTGATCCCCACCGTTGCGGTCGAGGGCACCGCCATCGTCTCGGACGAGCTCAACCATGCCTCCATCATCGACGGCTGCCGGCTCGCGACACAAGCGCAGCGGCTGCGCTACAAGCACGCCGACATGGCGGATCTCGAGGCGAAACTAGCCGCCCTGCCGCCCGAGATGACGAAGTTCGTGATCAGCGACGGCGTTTTTTCGATGGAGGGCGACCTCGCCAAACTGCCCGAGGTCGCCTCGTTGGCAAAACGCTACAATGCCGTCACCATCGTCGACGACAGCCACGGCACGGGCGTGACCGGCCGGACGGGGCGCGGCACGATCGAGCACTACGGCCTGGAAGATCAGATCGACATCATCACCGGCACGCTGGGCAAGGCGCTCGGCGGCGCGGCCGGCGGTTTTGTGGCGGGCTCCGCCGAGCTCGTCGATACGCTCATCCAGAAATCTCGGCCTCAGCTTTTCTCCAACGCGCTCCCCGCAACGGTCGCGTGCAGCGCGCTTGCTGCCATCGACGAACTCGACGAGCATCCAGAGCTGCTCGCCAAGCAGCGCGAGAACATCCGGTATTTCCGCGAGCGCCTGGGCGCGCTGGGCTACAAGCCGCTCGAGGGGACGAGCGCGATCATCCCGATCATCGTGGGCGAAACCGCGTTTGCGATCAAGATGAGCGAGATGCTCTTGGCGCAAGGCGTGTTCGTCACCGGGTTCGGCTACCCGGTGGTGCCCGAGGGCACCGCGCGCATCCGCGTGCAGATGAGCTCGGCGCTCGAGCGGGAGCACCTGGACCGCGCGCTCGCGGCGTTCGAAAAGGTCGGCCGCGAACTCGGCTTGCTCAAGGCGCCCCAGCCCGCTAAGCGATAA
- a CDS encoding VOC family protein, with protein sequence MADFLGFDHVDTRVCSLAAVEAFYDKLMPEIGLPDKECHNVDATGAWSRAKPGEQYNTIEYHEKPSDRQPAHFIGFIEDPAMKPVSTRIAFRIASVGELDRWVALLGRIGARNVEPSSSFEDWSAVFFEDPAGTKLEVVARKP encoded by the coding sequence ATGGCGGATTTCCTCGGGTTCGATCACGTCGACACGCGCGTGTGCTCGCTTGCCGCGGTCGAAGCTTTTTACGATAAACTCATGCCTGAGATCGGGTTACCGGACAAAGAGTGCCACAATGTCGATGCTACCGGCGCCTGGAGCAGAGCTAAACCGGGAGAGCAGTACAATACGATCGAGTACCACGAAAAACCGTCGGACCGACAACCAGCGCATTTCATCGGCTTCATCGAGGACCCAGCGATGAAGCCCGTTTCCACTCGCATCGCTTTCCGCATCGCCTCGGTCGGCGAGCTCGATCGTTGGGTCGCGTTGCTCGGCCGCATCGGCGCGCGCAATGTTGAACCCTCATCATCCTTTGAAGACTGGTCTGCCGTGTTCTTTGAGGATCCGGCGGGCACGAAGCTCGAGGTCGTCGCGCGCAAGCCGTAG
- a CDS encoding phage tail protein, with translation MDPLENFKFRVKWDGRYVAGVSKVSALRRTTEVVQHREGGDPSGILELPGRTKYEPITLERGITSDTEFEKWANLAVNPGAGPGIANFRKDMILDVFNEAGQKVLSYLIHRCWVSEYQALPDLDANADAVAIEHIKLENEGWERDTQVVWPP, from the coding sequence ATGGACCCCCTAGAGAACTTCAAATTCCGCGTCAAGTGGGATGGCCGCTACGTCGCCGGCGTGAGTAAGGTGAGCGCATTGCGACGCACGACCGAGGTCGTCCAACACCGCGAAGGCGGCGACCCGAGCGGGATTCTCGAGTTGCCGGGGCGGACCAAGTATGAGCCGATCACGCTCGAGCGCGGCATCACCAGCGACACTGAATTCGAGAAGTGGGCCAATCTCGCGGTGAATCCGGGCGCCGGCCCGGGCATCGCCAATTTCCGAAAAGACATGATCCTCGATGTCTTCAATGAAGCCGGCCAAAAAGTGCTCTCGTACTTGATCCACCGCTGCTGGGTTTCGGAGTATCAGGCCCTCCCCGATCTTGACGCGAACGCCGATGCGGTCGCGATCGAGCACATCAAGCTCGAAAATGAGGGTTGGGAGCGCGACACGCAGGTCGTCTGGCCACCGTAG
- a CDS encoding glycoside hydrolase family 125 protein: MLHLYRLALPLVSVMIAGASPAASQQTDTTFTVDPLAGTVRIVMQIGRQPTLDIPTVTLFHTLARDFFRQDDGTMYVQTGDIPAMWLRDSSAQTIPYVRFIPAVTRLGSLIRAVIERNAKNVLKNPRANAFTVGYQIWEEKWEVDSLAYPVTLAWTYWKQTHDRRVFTRKLHWALAHTVSTFACEQQHRRCSQYTSRFLDNHGRGADYADTGMIWSAFRPSDDPVRYPFNIPQQMLAEVALRELAELAVTGYGDLDLAAKARALAGQVRAGIDRNGVVYDFRYGWLYAYEVDGRGNVELMDDANVPNLVSAPYLGYVSKEDPVYNNTRRFALSSDNPYYYRGRYAEGLGSPHTRTGWVWPLGIIARGLTAPTPKEVSDTIGQVHLSNPTDELIHESFDPNDPSQFTRTEFGWGNAMFAELIFRSATVLPLNPLPPLEEISILPLERRTPRVVDDAQALLNAYAIQATLLRLLQE; encoded by the coding sequence GTGTTGCATTTATACCGCTTGGCGTTGCCTCTTGTCTCGGTGATGATCGCCGGCGCTTCGCCCGCAGCCTCCCAGCAAACCGACACGACGTTCACCGTGGATCCGCTCGCCGGCACGGTACGCATCGTCATGCAGATCGGCAGGCAGCCGACGCTCGACATCCCGACCGTCACGCTTTTCCATACTTTGGCCAGAGATTTTTTCCGCCAAGATGACGGGACCATGTACGTCCAGACCGGCGATATCCCCGCCATGTGGCTGCGCGATTCGTCGGCGCAGACCATCCCCTACGTGCGCTTCATCCCGGCGGTCACAAGATTAGGCTCACTGATACGCGCCGTGATCGAGCGCAACGCGAAGAACGTGCTCAAGAATCCGCGCGCCAACGCGTTCACGGTCGGCTACCAGATCTGGGAAGAGAAGTGGGAGGTCGATTCGTTGGCCTACCCCGTGACGCTCGCGTGGACCTATTGGAAACAGACGCACGACCGCAGGGTCTTCACGCGAAAGCTGCACTGGGCGCTGGCTCATACGGTTTCGACCTTTGCTTGCGAGCAGCAACACCGGCGCTGCTCGCAGTACACGTCTCGGTTCTTGGACAATCACGGCCGCGGCGCGGACTATGCCGACACGGGGATGATCTGGAGCGCATTCCGCCCGTCAGACGATCCCGTGCGCTATCCGTTCAATATTCCGCAGCAGATGTTGGCAGAAGTGGCGCTGCGCGAACTTGCCGAGCTGGCGGTGACGGGATACGGCGATCTCGACCTGGCCGCAAAGGCGCGCGCGCTCGCCGGCCAAGTCCGGGCCGGCATCGACCGCAACGGCGTCGTCTACGACTTCCGCTATGGCTGGCTCTACGCGTACGAGGTGGACGGCAGGGGCAACGTCGAGCTGATGGACGACGCCAACGTGCCCAATCTGGTCTCGGCGCCGTACCTCGGCTACGTATCTAAGGAAGATCCGGTCTACAACAACACGCGGCGCTTCGCGCTCTCGTCCGACAACCCGTATTACTATCGGGGCCGCTACGCGGAAGGATTGGGCAGCCCGCACACGCGCACGGGATGGGTGTGGCCGCTCGGCATCATCGCTCGTGGGCTCACCGCGCCGACGCCCAAGGAAGTGTCCGACACCATCGGCCAGGTCCATCTCTCGAATCCAACGGACGAGCTCATCCACGAGAGCTTCGACCCGAACGATCCGTCACAGTTCACGCGCACGGAGTTCGGATGGGGCAACGCGATGTTTGCGGAGTTGATCTTCCGCAGCGCCACCGTGCTGCCGTTAAACCCGCTTCCGCCGCTCGAAGAGATTTCGATTCTGCCGCTGGAACGCCGAACGCCACGTGTGGTCGATGACGCTCAAGCGCTGCTCAACGCATACGCGATCCAAGCGACGCTGCTGCGCCTGCTCCAGGAATGA
- a CDS encoding MFS transporter, whose amino-acid sequence MFTKLLPILGITFIDILGFSILIPIMPYFAKHFGASDLVVGLLFSTFAAFQFLAGPVWGNVSDRIGRKSVLIISQIGATLGWGLLAFANSLPLVFVARIIEGASGGNISVTQAYVADLVEPKKRARAFAYVGAAFSAGIVFGPLFGGLLYARFGFPAPFLAAAGLQFFTLLLTIFMLPESRNRDQQAQVATFADISKSLGNPKLAPLLWQLWAFSLALYAWFAVFTLLMQEGLGFSPTQTMFFFASFGVLSVVLQVFVVGRIYDRLGDRGSSNIGIASALLAFLLVPIAHDIVTVLPTMVLFAFGMALARPGLTSLLTEASPENQRGTILGVGSSLDNLSGVLMPPVSTGILGRFGPHYAGLTSAVWATVALVMGLLAQRREAVPAEITAVESSATD is encoded by the coding sequence ATGTTCACGAAGCTTCTCCCCATCCTCGGCATCACGTTCATCGACATTCTGGGATTCTCCATACTGATCCCGATCATGCCCTATTTCGCGAAGCATTTCGGCGCTTCGGATCTGGTGGTCGGCCTCTTGTTTTCGACTTTTGCCGCTTTCCAGTTCCTCGCGGGCCCTGTCTGGGGCAACGTCAGCGACCGCATCGGGCGCAAGTCGGTGCTCATCATCAGCCAGATCGGCGCGACCCTCGGATGGGGGCTGCTCGCGTTCGCCAATAGCCTGCCGCTGGTGTTCGTGGCACGCATCATCGAGGGGGCCTCCGGCGGCAACATCAGCGTGACCCAAGCCTATGTCGCCGACCTTGTGGAACCCAAGAAGCGCGCACGCGCGTTCGCGTACGTCGGCGCGGCGTTCAGCGCAGGCATCGTCTTCGGCCCGCTGTTCGGCGGCTTGCTGTACGCGCGTTTCGGTTTCCCTGCACCGTTTCTCGCGGCGGCTGGGCTGCAGTTCTTCACTTTGCTGCTGACGATCTTCATGCTGCCCGAGTCGCGCAACCGCGACCAGCAGGCGCAGGTGGCGACCTTCGCCGACATCTCCAAGTCGCTGGGCAATCCGAAGCTCGCTCCGTTGCTCTGGCAGCTGTGGGCGTTTTCGCTCGCGCTCTACGCGTGGTTCGCCGTTTTCACGCTGCTGATGCAGGAAGGGCTCGGCTTCAGCCCCACGCAGACCATGTTCTTCTTCGCCAGTTTCGGCGTCTTGAGCGTCGTGCTGCAAGTCTTCGTGGTGGGGCGGATCTACGACCGGCTGGGCGATCGGGGCAGTTCCAACATCGGCATCGCCAGCGCGCTGCTCGCGTTTCTGCTCGTTCCCATCGCGCACGATATTGTGACGGTGCTGCCGACGATGGTGCTTTTCGCCTTCGGCATGGCGCTGGCGCGACCCGGGCTGACTTCGTTGCTCACCGAGGCGTCTCCCGAGAATCAGCGCGGCACGATATTGGGCGTCGGCTCGTCGCTCGACAATCTCTCGGGCGTGCTGATGCCGCCGGTGTCGACGGGGATCCTCGGACGTTTCGGCCCGCATTACGCCGGATTGACGTCGGCCGTGTGGGCGACCGTCGCGCTAGTCATGGGATTGCTCGCGCAACGCCGCGAGGCCGTGCCTGCTGAGATAACCGCCGTGGAGTCCTCAGCTACAGACTAG
- a CDS encoding M48 family metalloprotease, with translation MRFIAALTLSVFIATIAMPSAPARAMSTSAEISQGEGLNKQIDRQSLLVTDPFLTTWVTGIGGKLAQYRVRQDITYRFTVINSNEINAFALPGGFIHLDLGLLNTVSSDDELASVMAHEMGHVERRHVVTLRQKGNLLSILIGVLSILTPIAYIFGGYGGDLLFNKFSRQDELQADQYGLLLMSRAGYDPRSMVDMMERLADLQTLPESKADRAFENHPAPKDRVSHMLGYAALDRPNADQLTVQALHDEQEGRLSYAQARLRAALKVRPQNPLATQHLAELDAALKPDVAGAVAGSQQAFQQAGIFDAGRRDLSMQIAEATSATKSDGSIVSEQVKSGRQDLASFFNQLQSLSNAVPNVGEPKKEGNNLSVAIAGLDHITRDINGTLDLTSDVQGATPGLLDDNLTLLREMAGPLRDAQPSAKTLAQLPYYGALIASVGTSSNELVRSTDHARAAVSMGEDSVRSLNDFLVALNAIDTTKGDIEAKDMPKVQTAMDKAVAAWDAVLAMAQRSQDGTYAAQTRALSAQVTLLDMTSSRTRYTAYARALNFRFPGVALPDYDTLLSLGVPAGEVACAAWLGYETKRPAADLIREAQATGRTCVDLTLDKQLMAESMEIAVGLVYQDYIDKPHKI, from the coding sequence ATGCGCTTCATCGCTGCCCTCACCCTCAGCGTCTTCATCGCCACCATCGCCATGCCGTCTGCGCCCGCTCGCGCCATGAGCACGAGCGCCGAGATCTCCCAGGGCGAGGGACTGAACAAGCAGATAGATCGACAAAGCCTGCTCGTCACCGATCCATTCCTCACGACGTGGGTCACCGGCATCGGCGGCAAGCTCGCGCAATACCGGGTGCGCCAAGACATCACGTACCGATTCACCGTGATCAACTCCAACGAGATCAATGCATTCGCGCTCCCGGGCGGTTTCATCCATCTCGACCTCGGGCTGCTGAACACGGTTTCGTCGGATGACGAGCTTGCCTCGGTCATGGCCCACGAGATGGGCCACGTCGAGCGCCGCCACGTCGTGACGCTGCGACAGAAGGGCAACCTGCTCAGCATCCTCATCGGCGTGCTGTCCATCTTGACGCCGATCGCGTACATCTTCGGTGGTTACGGCGGCGACTTGCTGTTCAACAAGTTCTCGCGCCAAGACGAGTTGCAGGCCGACCAGTATGGGCTGCTGCTGATGTCGCGCGCCGGTTACGACCCGCGCTCTATGGTCGACATGATGGAGCGCCTGGCGGACCTGCAAACCCTTCCCGAAAGCAAAGCGGACAGAGCGTTCGAGAATCATCCGGCGCCCAAAGATCGGGTCTCGCACATGCTCGGCTATGCCGCGCTGGATCGGCCGAACGCAGATCAACTCACGGTCCAAGCACTGCACGACGAACAAGAAGGACGCCTTTCCTACGCGCAAGCGCGCCTGCGCGCGGCGCTCAAAGTACGCCCCCAGAATCCCCTGGCGACCCAGCACTTAGCCGAACTCGACGCGGCGCTGAAACCGGACGTCGCAGGCGCGGTGGCCGGGTCGCAGCAGGCGTTCCAGCAGGCAGGCATTTTCGACGCGGGGCGGCGTGATCTCAGTATGCAGATCGCCGAAGCCACCAGCGCCACGAAAAGCGACGGTTCAATCGTCAGCGAGCAAGTCAAGTCGGGCCGCCAAGATCTCGCGTCGTTCTTCAACCAGCTGCAATCGCTATCCAACGCCGTGCCGAACGTCGGCGAGCCTAAGAAGGAGGGCAACAATCTGAGCGTCGCCATCGCGGGCCTCGACCACATCACCCGCGACATCAACGGCACGCTCGATCTGACCTCCGACGTGCAGGGCGCGACGCCGGGTCTCCTCGACGATAACCTCACGCTGCTGCGCGAGATGGCCGGGCCGCTGCGCGATGCGCAGCCCTCGGCGAAGACGCTCGCGCAGCTGCCGTACTACGGCGCGCTGATCGCAAGCGTCGGCACATCGTCGAACGAGCTGGTGCGCTCGACCGACCACGCGCGCGCCGCCGTTTCGATGGGCGAAGATTCGGTGCGCTCGCTCAACGACTTTCTCGTCGCCTTGAACGCGATCGACACCACCAAAGGCGACATCGAGGCGAAAGACATGCCGAAGGTGCAGACGGCCATGGATAAAGCCGTGGCGGCGTGGGATGCCGTGCTCGCCATGGCGCAACGCTCGCAAGACGGCACCTACGCGGCGCAGACGCGCGCACTCTCCGCCCAGGTCACGTTGCTCGACATGACGTCATCGCGCACGCGCTACACCGCCTATGCGCGCGCCCTCAACTTCAGGTTCCCAGGCGTCGCGCTGCCGGATTACGACACCTTATTGAGCTTGGGCGTGCCGGCGGGCGAAGTCGCATGCGCGGCGTGGCTCGGCTATGAGACGAAGAGGCCGGCTGCGGATCTCATCCGTGAAGCGCAAGCGACCGGCCGCACGTGCGTGGATCTGACGCTGGACAAACAGTTGATGGCGGAATCGATGGAGATCGCCGTGGGGCTCGTGTACCAAGACTACATCGACAAACCCCACAAGATCTGA